The Pseudomonas sp. G2-4 genome window below encodes:
- a CDS encoding HD domain-containing phosphohydrolase: protein MDSALQLDISLSGALRAIGQVGDLSMGQPLGHSRRVAALARRLAQASHGDGEHLRVAEQVALLRWSGCTANAEGFADLLGDDVDGRRAMLDLTLSKEAMNAVHQARPLAVVHCEVSGEVAKTLELGAAVEAGLCRVFETYDGTGRPLGLTHEHIPEVAYQVVLAGDLDILSRAHGLDAALRWIRDQSDRRYPASLASLLMDNARAWLADLEGHSENPAHGEAERSVSLTLVGDVIDLKLPWLAGHSRRVAHVAMEAARLWGLGEPTLTALGKAALVYGLGRAAVSNQLWNTAGALPYSAAERVHLVPYWTQQALRPISELAGSAQIAAHAYERLNGSGYFRGVMGDALCAEHRLFATSVAWVALREARPWRTAYDESEAARQLEQDAASGLFDKAVCEAVIAAARGERRTHQPKSSLLTARECHVLLEISRGASNKQVARLLDISPSTVRTHMESIFRKLECSTRAAATLKALTLGLIS, encoded by the coding sequence ATGGATAGTGCGTTGCAACTGGACATTTCATTGAGCGGAGCGCTGCGGGCGATCGGCCAGGTCGGGGACCTCAGCATGGGCCAGCCACTTGGGCATTCCCGACGCGTTGCCGCACTGGCGCGCAGGTTGGCACAGGCCTCACACGGCGATGGCGAGCACCTGAGGGTAGCGGAGCAGGTCGCCTTGCTGCGCTGGTCCGGCTGCACTGCCAACGCCGAAGGGTTTGCGGATCTGCTCGGTGATGACGTCGATGGCCGCCGCGCGATGCTCGACCTGACCCTGAGCAAAGAGGCCATGAACGCGGTGCATCAGGCGAGACCGCTGGCCGTGGTGCACTGCGAGGTCTCTGGCGAAGTCGCGAAAACCCTCGAACTGGGGGCCGCTGTCGAAGCAGGCTTGTGCCGTGTATTCGAAACCTACGATGGGACTGGCCGGCCGCTGGGCTTGACCCATGAACACATTCCGGAGGTCGCCTATCAGGTGGTGCTTGCAGGTGATCTGGATATTCTCAGCCGAGCACATGGCCTGGACGCAGCGCTGCGCTGGATCCGCGACCAGTCGGATCGGCGCTACCCCGCATCCCTCGCGTCGTTGCTCATGGATAACGCCAGGGCGTGGCTGGCAGACCTGGAAGGCCACTCTGAAAACCCTGCCCATGGGGAGGCCGAACGTTCCGTCTCGCTGACATTGGTGGGGGACGTGATTGACTTGAAGCTACCCTGGCTGGCGGGGCATTCGCGGCGGGTGGCACATGTCGCCATGGAAGCTGCACGCTTGTGGGGGCTAGGTGAACCGACCCTGACAGCGCTCGGCAAGGCAGCGCTCGTTTACGGCCTCGGTCGGGCAGCCGTTTCCAACCAACTCTGGAACACCGCCGGGGCGCTTCCTTACAGCGCGGCGGAGCGGGTGCACCTGGTTCCCTACTGGACGCAACAGGCGCTGAGGCCTATCAGCGAACTGGCCGGGTCTGCGCAGATTGCCGCCCATGCCTACGAACGGCTCAACGGCAGTGGCTACTTTCGAGGCGTGATGGGGGATGCCCTGTGTGCCGAGCATCGACTGTTCGCCACCTCCGTAGCCTGGGTCGCACTCAGGGAAGCCAGGCCATGGAGGACGGCCTATGACGAATCGGAAGCGGCCAGACAGCTGGAGCAGGATGCCGCCAGTGGCTTGTTCGACAAGGCTGTTTGCGAAGCGGTGATCGCCGCTGCACGTGGCGAGCGCCGGACCCATCAGCCGAAAAGTTCGTTACTCACCGCACGGGAGTGTCATGTGCTCCTGGAAATCAGCCGGGGCGCCAGTAACAAGCAGGTGGCGCGATTGCTGGACATCAGTCCGAGCACCGTTCGCACACACATGGAAAGCATATTTCGCAAATTGGAATGCTCGACCCGAGCTGCCGCGACCCTGAAGGCATTGACGCTGGGCTTGATCTCCTGA
- a CDS encoding alpha/beta hydrolase, which translates to MKTLRSKAVTVAFALASTLAAGVSQAQDTTPSVVIVHGAFADGSDWAKVVPLLQAKGVAVSVVQNPLTSLADDVAATQRTLNNQPGPVVLVGHSWGGTVITQAGSDKKVRALVYVAAFAPDAGQTSGEQGKGAPTPPGISQIKADGNGFLYLTPEGMAKDFAQDLPAAQTAVMTATQGPIKASAFEDKTTVSAWKTKPSWYLLATEDRMIHPDVQRSAAKRIGATLTELHTSHVPQQSQPAEVAKVILEAVKNVSEQ; encoded by the coding sequence ATGAAAACACTCAGATCAAAAGCCGTCACCGTCGCCTTCGCCCTTGCAAGCACATTGGCCGCGGGTGTCAGCCAGGCCCAAGATACAACGCCTTCGGTGGTAATCGTACACGGCGCATTCGCCGACGGCTCCGATTGGGCCAAGGTCGTGCCGCTTCTCCAGGCCAAGGGGGTTGCCGTTTCGGTCGTGCAAAACCCGCTCACCTCGCTTGCCGACGATGTCGCCGCTACGCAAAGAACGCTGAACAATCAGCCGGGCCCTGTCGTGCTGGTCGGTCACTCCTGGGGCGGCACCGTGATTACCCAGGCCGGCAGCGACAAGAAAGTCCGCGCCCTGGTATACGTCGCCGCCTTCGCCCCCGATGCCGGTCAAACCAGCGGCGAACAAGGCAAAGGTGCACCCACGCCCCCGGGCATCAGTCAGATCAAGGCTGACGGCAACGGTTTCCTCTACTTGACCCCAGAAGGCATGGCCAAGGACTTCGCCCAGGATCTTCCAGCGGCACAGACCGCCGTGATGACTGCGACGCAAGGCCCCATCAAGGCATCCGCGTTCGAGGACAAAACGACCGTCTCTGCCTGGAAGACCAAACCGTCCTGGTACCTGCTCGCCACCGAGGACCGGATGATCCATCCCGATGTCCAGCGTTCTGCCGCCAAGCGTATCGGCGCCACCCTGACGGAGCTGCACACCAGCCATGTGCCCCAGCAGTCGCAGCCAGCCGAAGTGGCCAAGGTGATTCTCGAGGCAGTGAAAAACGTCAGCGAGCAGTGA
- a CDS encoding zinc-dependent alcohol dehydrogenase family protein translates to MKAMILKSFGGPESFELRDVPKPVPHAGQVLVRVHATSINPLDYQVRRGDYPDLVQLPAITGHDVSGVVEAVGPGVTTFAPGDEVWYTPQIFDGPGSYAEYHVAAESIIGKKPASLSHLEAASLTLVGGTVWEALIVRAALRVGESILIHGGAGGVGHVAIQLAKAMGAKVFTTVREANAEFARSMGADVIIDYEKEDYVDAVMRETGGHGVDVVFDTIGGNTLSRSPDVLAQLGRVVTIVDIAQPQNVVQAWGKNASYHFVFTRQNRGKLDELSALVERGQLRPHVGAVYSLADIPLAHARLESPNNGVRGKIAIAVEPSLIS, encoded by the coding sequence ATGAAAGCGATGATACTTAAATCATTTGGCGGTCCTGAATCGTTCGAACTCCGCGACGTGCCCAAGCCCGTGCCACATGCGGGACAGGTCCTGGTCCGGGTACACGCAACTTCCATCAATCCGTTGGATTACCAGGTTCGACGTGGCGACTATCCCGACCTGGTGCAACTGCCGGCCATCACCGGGCACGATGTTTCGGGCGTTGTCGAAGCAGTTGGGCCAGGTGTGACGACCTTCGCTCCAGGAGACGAAGTCTGGTACACCCCGCAAATATTCGACGGGCCAGGCAGTTATGCCGAGTACCACGTTGCTGCCGAAAGCATCATCGGGAAGAAGCCTGCCTCGCTGAGCCATCTTGAGGCGGCAAGCCTCACCTTGGTTGGCGGGACGGTATGGGAAGCACTGATCGTGCGTGCGGCGCTCAGGGTCGGGGAGAGCATTCTGATACACGGCGGCGCGGGAGGCGTCGGTCATGTCGCGATCCAGTTGGCAAAGGCCATGGGCGCAAAGGTATTCACGACCGTGCGCGAGGCGAACGCTGAGTTCGCACGCAGCATGGGTGCCGATGTGATCATCGACTACGAAAAAGAAGATTATGTTGACGCCGTCATGCGGGAAACGGGTGGCCACGGCGTTGATGTTGTGTTCGACACCATCGGCGGCAACACATTGTCACGCAGCCCCGACGTGCTCGCACAACTTGGTCGAGTGGTCACGATCGTGGACATTGCACAGCCGCAAAACGTCGTTCAGGCCTGGGGCAAGAATGCGAGTTATCACTTCGTTTTCACAAGACAGAACCGCGGCAAGCTCGATGAGTTGAGCGCATTGGTAGAGCGAGGTCAGCTGCGGCCACATGTTGGCGCCGTGTATTCGCTTGCCGACATTCCACTCGCCCATGCCCGGCTGGAGAGTCCCAACAACGGTGTCCGAGGAAAAATCGCAATTGCTGTCGAGCCGTCGCTCATCTCGTAA
- a CDS encoding FecR family protein, giving the protein MTHPSLLDQARQWQVLLHSGHATAADRDAAQAWRQAAPEHEQALREVEGLWSLLGQIERPAEQPQVRVMRRHRRWATPLACAAMLLLALWLPRGTWIGLYADISTQPGEVRELRLADGSLLTLNGDSALDWQFVDGRREVRLYRGEADFQVAHDPARPFTVSAGEARIRVTGTRFDVRLEEGGVDLAVSEGRVLASSEGREPLPVVGGQQVQWRGGELQAPQALDARQRLSWQRGKLVFRDQPLEQVFAELERSQSARVLFVDEAARAVQVTGVFALDDPEAVLRAVETTLPVRLVHLPGLILVTSRR; this is encoded by the coding sequence GTGACTCATCCTTCGCTTCTCGACCAGGCCCGGCAATGGCAGGTGCTGCTGCATTCTGGCCACGCCACCGCTGCCGATCGCGATGCCGCGCAGGCTTGGCGCCAGGCGGCGCCCGAGCACGAGCAGGCGTTGCGTGAGGTGGAAGGGCTGTGGTCGTTGCTCGGCCAGATAGAACGTCCGGCCGAGCAGCCTCAGGTGCGCGTGATGCGTCGCCATCGACGTTGGGCGACTCCGCTGGCCTGCGCCGCGATGCTGTTGCTCGCCCTGTGGCTACCGCGCGGCACCTGGATTGGCCTGTATGCCGATATCAGCACCCAGCCGGGCGAGGTGCGCGAGTTGCGTCTGGCCGATGGTTCGCTGTTGACCCTCAACGGCGATTCGGCGCTGGACTGGCAGTTTGTCGACGGTCGCCGCGAGGTCAGGTTGTACCGCGGCGAGGCGGATTTCCAGGTCGCCCATGACCCGGCCCGGCCGTTCACAGTCAGTGCTGGCGAGGCACGCATCCGCGTCACCGGCACGCGCTTTGATGTGCGTCTGGAGGAGGGCGGTGTCGACCTCGCGGTAAGCGAGGGCCGCGTGTTGGCCTCCAGTGAGGGGCGCGAGCCGCTGCCGGTGGTCGGCGGGCAGCAAGTGCAGTGGCGCGGCGGGGAACTGCAGGCACCGCAGGCATTGGATGCGCGTCAGCGCTTGAGCTGGCAGCGCGGCAAACTGGTCTTCCGCGACCAGCCGCTGGAGCAAGTGTTCGCCGAGCTTGAGCGCAGCCAGTCTGCGCGGGTGCTGTTTGTCGACGAAGCCGCTCGCGCGGTACAGGTGACCGGCGTGTTCGCCCTTGACGATCCTGAGGCGGTGTTAAGGGCTGTCGAAACCACCTTGCCTGTGCGTCTGGTGCACCTGCCGGGTTTGATTCTGGTTACCTCACGCCGCTGA
- a CDS encoding GMC family oxidoreductase N-terminal domain-containing protein, protein MNHRHDRNYDFIVCGAGTAGCVVAARLAQQDNARVLLIEAGNEYAGPEVVEPAQWPLNLGSERDWAFEGQPNPHLNGRRLSLNMGKGLGGGSSINVMVWARGHRSDWDHFAAESGDSAWGYDSVLDYYRRIENWQGVPDAARRGSGGPVHVEQSAMPQPLAWATLEAASRLGIPRYDSPNGAMMEGPGGAAITDLRINQGRRESVYDSYIRPRLHQPNLTVLTGALVARVLLSGTKAVGVEVLIEGQRHRFYAEAEVVLSLGAVNTPKVLMQSGIGPESELRAHGIVPINHLQGVGQNLQDHIAFGCTWEYLQPQAVGGGGCETTLYWKSDSRLDAPDLLHCQLEFAVPSPAEVGIPPPQQGWTMFAGLARPISRGRLRLSGAGPLDAPLIEPNSLSAPEDMAAAFASIDLCRALGNSEAFNGLVKREVVPGPKEHRAMEQFIRRSAVSYWHQSGTAKMGRDEMSVVDHQLRVYGIEKLRIADASIMPRITVGNTMAPCVVIGERAADLVLAAHGMFAPAG, encoded by the coding sequence ATGAATCATCGGCATGATCGAAACTACGACTTCATCGTATGCGGCGCAGGCACGGCGGGCTGCGTGGTTGCTGCCCGTCTTGCCCAACAGGACAACGCACGCGTGTTGTTGATTGAAGCAGGCAACGAATACGCCGGCCCTGAGGTTGTAGAGCCGGCGCAGTGGCCGCTGAACCTCGGTTCGGAGCGCGATTGGGCATTCGAAGGACAACCCAATCCGCACCTCAACGGTCGTCGTCTTTCCTTGAACATGGGCAAGGGACTCGGGGGTGGCTCCAGCATCAACGTGATGGTCTGGGCACGCGGGCATCGATCGGACTGGGATCACTTCGCTGCCGAGTCCGGCGACTCCGCCTGGGGATACGATTCGGTACTGGATTACTACCGGAGGATCGAAAACTGGCAGGGAGTACCGGATGCCGCACGGCGTGGTTCAGGTGGCCCCGTGCATGTCGAGCAGTCGGCGATGCCTCAGCCCCTCGCCTGGGCAACACTGGAAGCGGCCAGTCGTCTGGGGATTCCCCGATATGACAGCCCCAACGGAGCGATGATGGAAGGCCCGGGCGGTGCCGCGATCACCGATCTACGCATCAACCAGGGCAGGCGCGAATCCGTCTACGATTCCTATATCCGGCCACGGCTGCATCAACCGAACCTGACGGTCCTCACCGGCGCACTGGTGGCCCGTGTCCTGCTTAGCGGCACAAAGGCGGTCGGTGTCGAAGTGCTCATCGAAGGGCAACGGCACCGCTTCTACGCCGAGGCCGAAGTCGTCTTGTCCTTGGGCGCGGTGAACACGCCCAAGGTGCTCATGCAATCCGGCATCGGCCCGGAGAGCGAACTGCGCGCCCATGGCATCGTCCCGATCAATCATCTTCAGGGTGTGGGTCAGAATCTGCAGGACCATATTGCCTTTGGCTGTACCTGGGAGTACCTGCAACCCCAGGCTGTCGGCGGCGGCGGTTGTGAAACCACGTTGTACTGGAAAAGCGACAGTCGCCTGGACGCCCCAGACCTGCTGCATTGTCAGCTTGAATTTGCCGTGCCCTCCCCGGCTGAAGTGGGTATCCCGCCACCGCAACAAGGTTGGACGATGTTCGCTGGGCTGGCCAGGCCGATCAGTCGTGGGCGCTTGCGCCTATCGGGCGCCGGGCCGTTGGATGCTCCACTCATTGAGCCGAACTCGCTGAGCGCGCCCGAGGATATGGCGGCGGCGTTTGCGTCCATCGACCTCTGCAGGGCGCTCGGGAACAGCGAAGCCTTCAACGGGCTGGTAAAGCGCGAGGTGGTGCCCGGGCCGAAAGAGCACCGCGCCATGGAGCAGTTCATCCGCCGTTCTGCCGTGTCCTACTGGCATCAGTCCGGCACTGCGAAAATGGGCCGAGATGAGATGTCTGTGGTCGACCATCAACTCCGCGTATATGGCATCGAGAAACTGCGGATCGCGGATGCCTCGATCATGCCGCGAATCACCGTCGGCAACACCATGGCTCCTTGCGTGGTCATTGGCGAGCGGGCAGCGGATCTCGTCCTCGCTGCCCATGGCATGTTCGCTCCGGCCGGTTAA
- a CDS encoding TonB-dependent receptor, which yields MRSTPFLAALAVLPLAIAAAQAQAVELDVPAQRLDAALIDFAEQADVRLLYDAGLTRGSGVAQALKGDYSVVDGLQRLLEGSGLTFQTGNDGTITLAPLPEQGVLELAPTTISGLAENRVDLPAEYAGGQTARGARIGVLGNQDMQDVPFAFSSYTSELIETRQAQTLADVLASDPGVRQSFGFGNFSQVFVVRGFQLFSDDIAFNGLYGILPRQIISTESVERVEVFKGASAFINGVSPSGSGVGGAINVVSKRAEDTPTRSATLDYASDSRVGGHLDLGQRFGEDNRFGVRVNLAQREGETAVDDEHSRFSLATLGLDYRGDRLRLSADLGYQKQRVNEGRSVVYLTTTGPTSTLNGKTPSAPDSDHNYAQPWSWSQLEDTYGMFSAEYDLSPTWTAYLSAGGKYTRENGVYASNYVYGANGDARIGRLYSPLDQETLSAVTGLRGELTTGPVSHRINLAANGIWQEKRNAFESTAAGSRGFGNLYEGQPVAEPPATSVSGDIHDPDTTAKVQNRSLAVSDTLGLLDDRVLLTLGVRRQSIGADAWSAASGARTSSYQESITTPAYGLVIKPTEYLSLYANRVESLQQGPTAPAAALNNGEMFAPYRSKQTEVGAKLDWGTFGGSLSLFRIEQPQGVLGGDGYYRVDAEQRNRGVELSLFGEPLDGLRLLSGATWTKAELSGTTGGRDDGNQAVGVPKFQFNLGADWDVPGLPGASLNGLLLRTGGQFVDSANEYSIPAWTRVDLGARYRTKMDGRGMTFNAMLENVADENYWASANGGYLTQGAPRTLKVSATVDF from the coding sequence ATGCGGTCGACCCCCTTCCTCGCGGCGCTAGCCGTTCTTCCCCTGGCCATTGCTGCCGCACAGGCGCAAGCCGTCGAGCTCGACGTGCCTGCCCAGCGGCTCGACGCGGCGCTCATCGATTTCGCCGAGCAGGCCGACGTGCGTCTGCTCTATGACGCCGGCCTGACCCGTGGCAGCGGCGTGGCGCAGGCGCTTAAGGGCGACTATTCAGTGGTTGACGGCCTGCAGCGGTTGTTGGAGGGCAGCGGCCTGACCTTCCAGACCGGCAACGACGGTACCATCACCCTGGCGCCACTGCCCGAGCAGGGCGTGTTGGAGCTGGCCCCGACCACCATCAGCGGGCTCGCCGAAAACCGTGTCGACCTGCCGGCCGAGTACGCCGGTGGACAGACGGCGCGGGGTGCCCGCATTGGCGTGCTGGGCAACCAGGACATGCAAGATGTGCCCTTCGCCTTCTCCAGCTACACCTCCGAGCTGATTGAGACGCGCCAGGCGCAGACCCTGGCCGATGTGCTGGCCAGCGATCCGGGCGTGCGTCAGTCGTTCGGCTTCGGCAACTTCTCCCAGGTGTTCGTCGTGCGCGGGTTCCAGCTGTTCAGCGACGATATTGCCTTCAACGGGCTGTACGGCATTCTGCCGCGACAGATCATCTCCACCGAGTCGGTCGAGCGGGTCGAGGTGTTCAAGGGGGCCAGCGCCTTCATCAATGGTGTGTCGCCGTCGGGCAGCGGTGTCGGCGGGGCGATCAACGTGGTCTCCAAGCGTGCCGAGGACACCCCCACGCGCAGCGCCACCCTGGACTATGCCAGCGATAGCCGAGTGGGCGGACACCTCGACCTGGGCCAGCGCTTCGGCGAGGACAACCGCTTCGGCGTGCGGGTGAACCTGGCCCAGCGCGAGGGCGAGACCGCGGTGGACGATGAGCACTCGCGCTTCAGTCTGGCCACCCTCGGTCTGGACTACCGCGGTGATCGTCTGCGACTGTCTGCGGACCTCGGTTACCAGAAGCAACGGGTCAATGAGGGGCGCTCGGTGGTCTACCTCACCACGACGGGGCCTACCAGCACACTCAACGGCAAGACGCCGTCGGCACCCGACTCCGACCACAACTACGCGCAACCCTGGAGCTGGTCGCAGCTCGAAGACACCTATGGCATGTTCAGCGCCGAGTACGACCTGTCGCCCACTTGGACCGCCTACCTGAGCGCAGGCGGCAAATACACGCGGGAGAACGGTGTCTACGCTTCCAACTACGTCTACGGCGCAAATGGCGACGCCCGTATCGGCCGCCTCTATTCGCCGCTGGACCAGGAGACCCTGAGCGCCGTCACCGGGCTGCGCGGCGAACTCACGACCGGGCCGGTGAGCCACCGCATCAACCTGGCCGCCAACGGCATCTGGCAGGAAAAGCGCAACGCGTTCGAGTCCACCGCGGCGGGCAGTCGCGGCTTCGGCAATCTGTATGAGGGCCAGCCCGTCGCCGAGCCGCCGGCCACCAGCGTCTCCGGCGATATCCACGACCCGGACACCACCGCCAAGGTGCAGAACCGCAGCCTGGCGGTGTCCGACACCCTGGGCTTGCTCGATGACCGCGTGCTGCTGACCCTGGGCGTGCGCCGCCAGTCCATCGGCGCCGATGCCTGGAGCGCGGCCAGCGGTGCCCGCACCTCCAGCTATCAGGAAAGCATCACCACGCCGGCCTATGGCCTGGTGATCAAGCCCACCGAGTACCTGTCGCTCTATGCCAACCGCGTCGAGTCTCTGCAGCAGGGGCCGACCGCGCCGGCCGCCGCGCTCAACAACGGCGAGATGTTCGCGCCCTATCGCTCCAAGCAGACCGAGGTGGGCGCCAAGCTCGACTGGGGCACCTTCGGCGGCAGCCTCAGCCTGTTCCGCATCGAGCAGCCGCAGGGCGTGCTCGGCGGCGATGGCTACTACCGAGTGGATGCCGAGCAGCGCAATCGCGGCGTGGAGCTGAGCCTGTTCGGCGAGCCGCTGGACGGCCTGCGCCTGCTGAGCGGCGCCACCTGGACCAAAGCCGAACTTAGCGGCACCACCGGCGGCCGCGACGATGGCAACCAGGCGGTGGGTGTGCCGAAATTCCAGTTCAATCTGGGTGCCGACTGGGATGTGCCCGGCTTGCCCGGGGCGAGCCTGAACGGCCTGCTACTGCGCACCGGCGGCCAGTTCGTTGACAGCGCCAACGAATACAGCATCCCCGCCTGGACCCGCGTCGACCTGGGCGCACGCTATCGGACGAAAATGGATGGCCGCGGGATGACCTTCAACGCGATGCTGGAGAACGTTGCCGACGAAAACTACTGGGCCTCGGCTAATGGTGGTTATTTGACCCAAGGGGCACCGCGTACGCTGAAGGTGTCGGCTACTGTTGATTTTTGA
- a CDS encoding HIT family protein has protein sequence MELAPPFILHETSHWTVNHHLASALPGYLMLGSKAHVNSLAQLPTPALAELGGLMAHIQSVLETQLNPKWLYISRFGHDPRYPIHFHFIPVYDWVEALFWKDTRYRLLETFGSQGNARTLTDGAELTLFIWREFGESPTPPTIQGPSIEQVIERLRQSFKSAVPVT, from the coding sequence TTGGAACTAGCACCACCGTTTATCCTCCATGAAACGAGCCATTGGACAGTCAACCATCACTTGGCCTCCGCCCTGCCCGGCTACCTCATGCTCGGCTCCAAGGCTCACGTGAACTCACTGGCCCAACTGCCCACACCCGCGCTAGCAGAGCTGGGCGGCCTGATGGCACACATCCAGAGCGTCCTTGAAACACAGCTCAACCCCAAATGGCTTTACATCAGCCGATTCGGCCACGACCCGCGCTACCCCATCCACTTCCATTTCATTCCGGTGTACGACTGGGTCGAGGCATTGTTTTGGAAAGATACGCGGTACAGGCTGCTGGAGACTTTTGGGAGCCAAGGGAATGCCCGGACATTGACCGACGGCGCGGAGCTGACGTTGTTCATTTGGCGGGAGTTTGGCGAGAGCCCGACGCCGCCAACCATTCAGGGGCCGTCAATTGAGCAAGTCATTGAAAGATTGCGTCAGTCATTCAAATCAGCTGTACCAGTCACATGA
- a CDS encoding cytochrome c, protein MKIKTSFVALLSILSFIQTSVSFAGNANGKTLYLQRCAVCHGADIKGTGPLAKKSNPPTPDLTTPAFKKRLTDYPGVIVSSIILRPNGNLIPRTLKENGVKIPPHPWSVKDLRDLHQYMSDVISNK, encoded by the coding sequence ATGAAAATCAAAACATCATTCGTCGCTCTACTCAGCATTTTGTCATTCATCCAAACGTCGGTCTCCTTCGCGGGCAACGCCAATGGGAAAACGCTCTATCTTCAGCGATGTGCCGTGTGCCATGGCGCGGACATCAAGGGAACAGGACCGTTGGCCAAGAAGAGCAACCCTCCAACCCCTGACCTTACGACACCCGCCTTCAAGAAACGACTGACCGATTACCCGGGTGTGATTGTCTCTTCAATCATACTTCGCCCAAATGGAAACCTGATTCCAAGGACCTTGAAAGAGAATGGCGTGAAGATCCCGCCGCACCCTTGGAGCGTCAAGGACCTGCGCGATCTACATCAATACATGAGTGACGTCATTTCAAATAAATGA
- a CDS encoding antibiotic biosynthesis monooxygenase, with protein MIYEIALLPVHKERIEMFRRAFAEVAPLLTRAKGYLGHLLAQGIETPEQFNLIVRWQSLEDHTPGFEESEDHRLFMMGLEEYFSEEPKVYHIEGAAFFTGEQDDSNNIVGIGPSA; from the coding sequence ATGATTTATGAAATTGCTCTGCTCCCCGTTCACAAAGAACGCATTGAAATGTTCAGACGTGCATTTGCCGAGGTCGCTCCTTTGCTCACCCGCGCAAAGGGTTACCTCGGCCACTTGCTAGCGCAAGGGATTGAAACCCCCGAGCAATTCAACCTGATCGTGCGATGGCAATCACTCGAGGATCACACGCCGGGTTTCGAAGAGAGTGAAGACCATCGGCTGTTCATGATGGGCCTGGAGGAATATTTTTCGGAAGAACCGAAGGTCTACCATATTGAGGGAGCCGCTTTCTTTACTGGCGAACAGGATGATTCGAACAACATCGTTGGCATAGGCCCTAGTGCTTAG
- a CDS encoding metalloregulator ArsR/SmtB family transcription factor, with product MELIEVFKALSNPTRLEILKGLKDPAKNFPPQDEGDVLTVGVCVSSIQEGIGLSQSTVSGYLATLQRVGLVEVRRIGQWTYYKRNEATISALAEIIGKEL from the coding sequence ATGGAATTGATCGAAGTATTCAAAGCCCTCTCGAACCCTACACGCCTTGAAATCCTGAAAGGCTTGAAGGATCCCGCAAAGAACTTCCCTCCGCAGGATGAGGGTGACGTTCTCACGGTGGGCGTCTGCGTCAGTAGTATTCAAGAAGGTATCGGACTGTCGCAGTCAACGGTGTCTGGTTACCTTGCAACTCTGCAACGAGTGGGCTTGGTCGAAGTCAGGCGCATCGGTCAGTGGACCTACTACAAACGGAATGAAGCAACCATCAGTGCACTTGCCGAGATCATTGGCAAAGAACTGTAA
- a CDS encoding sigma-70 family RNA polymerase sigma factor: MSRPSDPHSTDGQFESHSSELLRFLTRQVKCAELAADLRQETWLRFRRRESGKEIGNLRAFLYRIARNLIIDYRRQQKSRPIEEEISIELVSAQPGPERAASDAQRLELLQRAVQGLPPHLRQALLWNRLDGLTQREIGERLGVSESMAGRYILKALEHCQQQMDPQP; the protein is encoded by the coding sequence GTGTCCAGGCCATCCGATCCTCATTCCACCGACGGCCAGTTCGAGAGCCATTCGAGCGAACTGCTGCGCTTCCTCACACGACAGGTGAAGTGCGCAGAGCTGGCGGCCGACCTGCGCCAGGAGACCTGGCTGCGCTTTCGCCGGCGCGAGTCCGGGAAGGAGATCGGCAATCTTCGTGCTTTCCTCTATCGCATCGCGCGCAACCTGATCATTGACTACCGCCGTCAGCAAAAATCGCGCCCCATCGAGGAGGAGATCTCCATCGAATTGGTCAGTGCCCAGCCTGGTCCGGAGCGAGCGGCAAGCGACGCCCAGCGCTTGGAGCTACTGCAGCGCGCGGTCCAGGGTTTGCCACCGCATCTGCGTCAAGCGTTGTTGTGGAATCGCCTGGACGGGCTGACCCAACGTGAGATCGGCGAGCGCCTGGGTGTCTCGGAAAGCATGGCCGGACGCTATATCCTGAAGGCCCTCGAACACTGCCAGCAGCAGATGGACCCGCAGCCGTGA